In Thalassophryne amazonica chromosome 13, fThaAma1.1, whole genome shotgun sequence, the sequence CCTCTttgactgccttgctgtgtaccggaccccctGAATCCTTCAGTAAATGTTTTTACTAACCAGAGGTACTGTGTCGAgacctgcaattgtgtccagaagTTTCTGTCCGTCAAACCTGATCTCCTGCCACCGTATACTGAAATGAAATATCTACCACAAATATTAATTCTCTGAAAATCTTGCCCTCGTTGGGTGTTGGGACAGTGCTCAGGTGTCATCCTAATGGCTCACATCTTCTGTTTCAGCTTCTTGGCCAAGCAGCCAGAAACATGGTCATTCAGGAAGATGCCATCCTGCACTCTGAAGATGTAAGTATCCAAATACAAACCACTTTAGTCTGGGAAATACTACCAGGAACTGTGACATGATCTTAACTGAGGACTGAGCCCACTTGTGCTCCATATATTGTGAACAGCACATTTCTAAATAAGGTTTGGGACGCTGATCCATCCTGATCATTCCCACCACCAGGCACAAACTAAAGGGAACTCGGGAAGAAACGTCAATGTCGTCAAATCGTGCTCGTGCACTAATCGGCTGTCTATTCACCTCATGACACAAGCCTGAATGTGACACTTTTAAATGTCGGCTCGCTCCTCATTTCCGAGCTGATTTTAGGCACAAATACTGACTTTCTGCTTTTAACTGAAACATGGCTCGGCTCAGATGAACCAGCGACACTCCGTGAAGCTTCACCAATGAATGACAACTTTTCATTTTCCACCAGGTCTGGTAGGAGAGGTGGAGCCATAGCAACATCAGCTCAGCAACACTCCTGATACATCTTTACCCTCCccttttgatttttatttcaaATCATTTTAACAGTAAACATAAACAGTAAACATTGACAATTGATACAGTTGCTTGTTTAAACTTAATAAGATCACGTCTTACCCTAACCCCTCCCTGGAAAGATGAGAAAATTCATGACTAAAGAGAAACAAACTGTGGCATATCAGAGTCAAAATGGAGACGGACTAAATTAACCACTCAGAACTTTGGACCACCTCTTTGTCCTCGCACAGCTATTAAAGGGGGGCTGCCCGGTCTTCTGGCAGAAAACCGGTGATTTCAAGGATATAGTGAAGAAAACAAACACTGAGTTCTTTTTGGTATCTCCAGATCAAGACACAGAGTCAAACCTGTTTTCTTTAAAAGAACTGCGGAAAACCAACAACCAGGAGGTGGACTGTGTCTAGGGGCCATTATCTTTGGTGGCATTCAGTCTTATTGACTGTTATCCATTCGTGGAAATATATGCAGATTTGGTgcctcacacgagtaaggtcctaCCTTACCCAGCCCCTgaacaagcacattggcaacagtggtcaAACAAGACCTCAAGAATATCGATTAAaggaagacacctccagcagaccagattcagtgggGTGTGCAGTGACCATCAGCTTTGGTCAtactaataaaaacaaaataacatagctcATCAAAGTCAATTTCAGCTAAGCAACCATAGACATCAAAAGTCCAGTGGTCACAACGACTGAATGCTTGAAGCACAATCAAATGTTGGAGCAGAGTCTCAGTAAATGAACAGCAACTGACAAGTCTCACTTGTTTCAGTCCTTGAGGATCAGACGGATGGACACCATGCAAAATGCTGCAGCGCAAGAAATCCCCAATggttttcctcttcatcagcaccttcatctcaaacagaaaacaaagcagaaaTCAGCCAGATTGAACACTTCACTTGACTTTCCACTGTCTGTCAGAGTCGGCCCTCACCTTTCCTCAACAATCCGGCTCACCACAGGGCTgagtgctgagccccctcctcaaCGTGCTGTACACCTCCGACTGTTCACCAACATTTCCATCTCATTCTGTTATTAAGTTTGCAGACGACACTACTGGGGTCGGACTCATGACAGGTGATGATGTCTGCTTGTAGGCACAAAGTCCAGAACTTGTCTGTGTGGTGCTTTgccaacaacctcatcctcaacacttCAAAGACAAAGGAAGTCATAAATTATTTCAGGAAGCACAACATAAGACACCAGCCTCTCTGTTTAAGTGATGTCTGTGTGGAGAGAGTGCATTCATTCATATTCCCTGGCGTCCACATCACAGACTGTCTGTCATGGCCATCTAACGACTCAGCATCTGTCAAAAAGGCACAACAGCGCCTCCacttcctgaggattctcagaaaaaAACACCTGAGTCAAAGGTTTCTGGTGTCCTTTTACTGGATGTTCTGTTGCAGAAAAGAAATCTCTCCAGAGAATCATTAAgacagcagaaaaaaaatcattggttCCTTGATAAAtggccaggcttttaatcaaggaaaaatAATACCCACTTTCTTCACATCAGTGCGTGTCAgtactgaacttcattttgtcCCTCTGTTACTGGACACGTCCAGACTactctgttatatacagtgtttattacatgaaaaccacacaaaaacattgggacttttaatTGTGTCCAGTGGTGCGAGTATCCGGTTTATACTATGACGGTTTAGGAGAGTTTTACTGTACTTGTTTCACACCAGACAGCTCCGCTGTGGAAGTAAAAGTGTCATTAAAAAGATTTAAAACTTTGTGTTTCTTTAACATGGACCATGTAATGGTCACAAACCAGTTAAAATTACTTCCTGTGTTCCAGAGCCTGAGAAAAATGTCAATTATCACGACACACCTGCAGTATCAGTGAGTACCACTCACTTCACACACTTCCTAACTACTGCGTTCCGTCTTCTAGTTGGACACGTTAATGCTGAtgatgtttttctgtgtttttcagGCAGGAAGCGATCCAGAAGAAGTAAGTCTTTGGACTTTAATCCAGATTACTTTTGGTGGTGTAGCTGATCTGACTGCTGTGTTTCCTTGTTTCTGTCCTCTAGTGTGGAACATTCTAAAAATCTCCATGACCAGCTGCGTCACCTTCTGAAATAAAAGGCGTACCAGATTCCACCAAATGCACAT encodes:
- the borcs7 gene encoding BLOC-1-related complex subunit 7, whose protein sequence is MASVDPQARFGQSVKGLLSDKVGACSGDVMVLTRQVLKTSRAQELLGQAARNMVIQEDAILHSEDSLRKMSIITTHLQYQQEAIQKNVEHSKNLHDQLRHLLK